The bacterium genome has a window encoding:
- a CDS encoding SPOR domain-containing protein, whose amino-acid sequence MEKQRPIKENSNLFGKIINILLIISIFFGLGYWCGKNNYTYKTIIDLLSSEKQKLKKTDKPKYEEESPETLTFHKSLKNDDNILLPSEKLKTVEKANKKEEKPVLKPFTLQLASFRKENFARDYIKKLNAVGLQPYVKKIDLKKQGVWYRVFFGEYESKEAAMEYAGQNLKPLNIYFIAVEK is encoded by the coding sequence ATGGAAAAACAGCGCCCTATTAAAGAAAACAGTAATTTATTTGGGAAAATCATTAATATACTGCTGATTATATCTATCTTTTTCGGTTTAGGGTATTGGTGCGGGAAAAATAACTATACTTACAAGACAATAATTGATCTTCTTTCTTCAGAAAAACAAAAATTAAAAAAGACAGATAAACCGAAATATGAAGAAGAAAGTCCTGAAACATTGACATTCCACAAAAGTTTAAAAAATGATGATAATATCTTATTGCCGTCTGAAAAATTAAAAACGGTTGAAAAAGCAAATAAAAAAGAAGAGAAACCCGTATTAAAACCCTTCACATTGCAATTAGCGTCATTCAGAAAAGAAAATTTTGCGAGGGACTATATTAAGAAATTAAATGCGGTCGGCCTCCAGCCTTATGTTAAAAAAATTGATTTGAAAAAACAGGGTGTCTGGTATAGGGTTTTCTTTGGGGAGTATGAATCAAAAGAGGCCGCAATGGAATATGCCGGCCAGAACCTGAAACCGCTTAATATTTATTTCATTGCAGTAGAAAAGTAA